GATGGATCAACAGGTGAAATTCTAGCTTATCATCTATCGGATCGTATCACCATGGAGTTAGCTACAAACACCTTGCACAAGTTAAAGAAGAACCGAAACTATAAGAAAGCTAAAGACGCTCTCATTCATTCAGATCAAGGAACTCACTACACCCATCCAGGATTCCAAAAGCTTGTGAAGAAAATGGGATTACGGCAATCTATGTCTAGACGGGGAAACTGTTGGGATAACGCACCAATAGAATCATTCTTTGGCCACCTTAAAGACGAAGCAAATATTAAGCCATGTAAAACTTTGGACGAACTAAAACGCGAAATAGACAAATACATCACTTACTATAACCATCATAGATATCAATGGAACCTAAAAAAGATGACCCCTGTAAAATACAGAGATCATCTTCTTCAGGCTGCTTAATGCCTTTTTTTAAAACTGTCCTTTACAAAGGGTACATTTTAATGAACAATCGCGCTTTTTAATATGGAATAACTACAGGCTATATTGTGGCATATATTTACCTTGTACCTAGAACAGGTGCAAGATTTAATCAAAAAGGAAAAATGCTCTAATTATCATCCCTAATAATTGAATGTTAATATTTCCTTGCGTAATAAACCATATTTAAAAATACCACTGATATATAAAGTGATCCAATCAAACTTAACAGATGATATGCAGAAATATTTAATACACCTAAATATGGATTTATAATTAATAATAAGAAGAATAGTATTCCTAACATCCAAAAATAACTTACGTAAACTCCACGTTCTCTTATTTTTTGAGCACGTTCATCTTTTGCAGCAAAATGATCTGATAAGTATGCTAAACAAAAGCTCATAATTGTAATTGATATCAACATTAGACTTTCTGGAAATTTCCCACTTGAAATGTAAGCCCAGTTAACAAATAGAGCGTTCAAAAGCATAATGACACCTAAAATTTCCAGCTCCGATGATAAGAATACTTTTTTTCAGCATATCTCCTCATTCCCTATACTTAGCATATACTCTGTTCATTGCTTATAGAAAAGTTCTCATTAAAATAACCATGAAGTCATAAATATTAATGCTAAGAATAAGCACAGAGGAGTGTAAAGTTTCGTATCGTACTTTGAGAAATTAGTATTTTTAATTCTCTTAGTGAAACCAATATACTTGAAGTCTCCAATTGCTCTAAGGAAAAAAATGAAGGTAAGTATGATACTTGACCATTTCGTAAAGGAATTCGGTGTAAAAAATGAAATTAAGTTATTCTGTGCTAATAATATAAAAGCCACACCAATCAATCCAACTGCAACAATTAAAGTTTCAATCAATCTCGGAGTAAATACAGATCCACCCTCAACTTTTTCTGGTATGGAGGCTCGGATTCCGCATGTGCCACCAAATACCCAATAAAAATGTAACACGCTTACTAAACTTAGGATTATAACCGACAAGTAAATTAATAGTTGTTCCATCTCAATCCCTCCCATTTAATTTAGGTCTTGTTCAATACCTTCCCAAACCACTTATAT
This genomic stretch from Metabacillus sp. B2-18 harbors:
- a CDS encoding DUF3995 domain-containing protein; translated protein: MEQLLIYLSVIILSLVSVLHFYWVFGGTCGIRASIPEKVEGGSVFTPRLIETLIVAVGLIGVAFILLAQNNLISFFTPNSFTKWSSIILTFIFFLRAIGDFKYIGFTKRIKNTNFSKYDTKLYTPLCLFLALIFMTSWLF